In a single window of the Natronosalvus caseinilyticus genome:
- a CDS encoding GNAT family N-acetyltransferase has translation MTFAEEIEFGHEDRKRIYEYVERHGAVHPDDAQERLRIDPGGFRHHVAILKRDGRLEDRNGRLQVAIDAGAEEEYQSDDLEFHIRPARQDDLAGIVGAIRQVAEERTYIVAESVADEVDHQNALLRHNEIESRMFFVATVGDEVVGWVHLHAPELEKLSHTAELTVGVIEEYRGNGIGSHLLSRGLEWAGANAYEKVYNSVPSSNEDAIAFLERHGWEVEAVREDHYKLEGEYVDEVMMALEL, from the coding sequence ATGACGTTCGCCGAAGAGATCGAATTCGGGCACGAGGACCGCAAGCGAATCTACGAGTACGTCGAGCGCCACGGGGCGGTCCACCCCGACGACGCCCAGGAGCGCCTCCGGATCGATCCCGGCGGTTTCCGCCACCACGTCGCCATCCTCAAACGCGACGGCCGGCTCGAGGACCGCAACGGTCGCCTGCAGGTGGCGATCGACGCGGGTGCCGAAGAGGAGTATCAGAGCGACGACCTCGAGTTCCACATTCGTCCTGCTCGCCAGGACGACCTCGCGGGAATCGTCGGCGCGATTCGGCAGGTCGCCGAGGAGCGAACCTACATCGTCGCCGAGAGCGTCGCCGACGAGGTCGACCACCAGAACGCCCTGCTCCGGCACAACGAAATCGAGTCCCGGATGTTCTTCGTCGCGACCGTCGGCGACGAGGTCGTCGGCTGGGTCCACCTCCACGCGCCCGAACTCGAGAAACTGAGCCACACGGCCGAACTCACGGTCGGGGTCATCGAGGAGTATCGCGGGAACGGAATCGGCTCGCACCTCCTCTCGCGCGGACTCGAGTGGGCCGGCGCCAATGCCTACGAGAAAGTGTACAACAGCGTCCCCTCGAGCAACGAGGACGCCATCGCGTTCCTCGAGAGACACGGCTGGGAGGTCGAAGCGGTTCGGGAGGACCACTACAAGCTCGAGGGCGAGTACGTCGACGAAGTGATGATGGCTCTCGAGCTGTAG
- a CDS encoding NAD(P)-binding protein → MSASEGGEYEHYEAIVVGCGPGGAAAAARLAQHGIETLVLERGVEAGSKNVSGGLIYAEESAPYTIDDFFPNFREEAAERPITDYEIHNIAGRKVKSYDLTDLHEHDTEWCDAVLRRRMDGWLEDRVHELTSETGGGLLTDVRVNGLLRENGEIVGVTCDELDPITADFIVAADGANSELARDAGLMDWEEPDEWFQGVKAVVEMDPEVINDRFDIEEGEGVAHLFSGDLFEDVRGGGFLYTNEDTLSIGTVFHLDSLVAEQAEPHELLDALLTHPLLAQWLDEEYVELEYGAKLVPDSKKVAHREPYSDRLVLVGDAGGQMQAQGPIIKGMNHAVTAGALAADAHAVTRGNADAESAGRRYTTMLEQSGTMGKLRPRRYEMTSPVGEHGLVTRAIEGILGSSVGSAAIGNRLSNRLLEKAYNSPTLVGMLPDTETGYTTLPSIIGEKQGRTIHWDNEVEPPTLEERIGDLTYDTDVGNPHIRLRDNSVEASGAAVYACPVSAEDFGGGCYRSETVKTNGGEETVVSLDTQPCVECGTCAIVADTEWEHPRGGKGVEFRQG, encoded by the coding sequence AACACGGCATCGAGACGCTCGTCTTAGAGCGCGGCGTCGAGGCCGGCTCGAAGAACGTCTCCGGCGGCCTCATCTACGCCGAGGAGTCCGCGCCGTACACGATCGACGACTTCTTCCCGAACTTCCGGGAGGAAGCGGCCGAACGGCCGATCACCGACTACGAGATCCACAACATCGCCGGTCGGAAGGTCAAGTCCTACGACCTGACCGACCTCCACGAGCACGACACCGAGTGGTGTGACGCCGTCCTCCGACGTCGGATGGACGGCTGGCTCGAGGACCGGGTCCACGAACTGACGAGCGAAACCGGCGGCGGGCTGTTGACCGACGTACGCGTCAACGGCCTGCTGCGGGAGAACGGCGAGATCGTGGGCGTCACCTGCGACGAACTCGATCCCATCACGGCCGACTTCATCGTCGCCGCCGACGGCGCCAACTCCGAACTCGCGCGCGACGCAGGGCTGATGGACTGGGAGGAGCCCGACGAGTGGTTCCAGGGCGTCAAGGCCGTTGTCGAGATGGATCCCGAGGTCATCAACGACCGCTTCGACATCGAGGAGGGCGAGGGCGTCGCCCACCTCTTCTCGGGCGACCTCTTCGAGGACGTCCGCGGCGGCGGCTTCCTCTACACCAACGAGGACACCCTCTCGATCGGGACCGTCTTCCACCTGGACAGCCTCGTCGCCGAGCAGGCCGAGCCACACGAACTGCTCGACGCCCTGCTCACTCACCCGCTGCTCGCCCAGTGGCTCGACGAGGAGTACGTCGAACTCGAGTACGGCGCGAAACTCGTTCCCGACTCGAAGAAGGTCGCCCACCGCGAGCCCTACAGCGACCGGCTCGTGCTCGTCGGCGACGCCGGCGGCCAGATGCAGGCCCAGGGGCCGATCATCAAGGGAATGAACCACGCGGTCACCGCGGGCGCGCTCGCGGCTGACGCCCACGCGGTCACCCGCGGAAACGCCGACGCCGAGTCGGCCGGGCGACGGTACACCACGATGCTCGAGCAGTCGGGTACGATGGGCAAACTCCGCCCGCGGCGCTACGAGATGACGAGTCCCGTCGGCGAACACGGCCTCGTGACGCGGGCGATCGAGGGCATCCTGGGCTCGTCGGTCGGCTCTGCCGCTATCGGGAATCGCCTCTCGAACCGGCTGCTCGAGAAGGCCTACAACTCCCCGACGCTCGTCGGGATGCTCCCCGACACGGAGACGGGCTACACCACCTTACCGTCGATCATCGGGGAAAAGCAGGGGCGGACGATCCACTGGGACAACGAGGTCGAACCGCCGACGCTGGAAGAGCGCATCGGCGATCTGACCTACGACACGGACGTCGGCAATCCGCACATCCGCTTGCGCGACAACTCAGTCGAGGCGAGCGGGGCTGCGGTCTACGCCTGCCCGGTCAGTGCCGAGGACTTCGGCGGCGGCTGTTACCGCTCGGAAACCGTCAAGACCAACGGCGGCGAGGAGACGGTCGTCAGCCTCGACACCCAGCCCTGCGTCGAGTGTGGCACGTGTGCCATCGTCGCCGACACCGAGTGGGAACACCCCCGCGGCGGGAAGGGCGTCGAGTTCCGGCAGGGGTAG